The following are from one region of the Streptomyces fradiae genome:
- a CDS encoding ABC transporter ATP-binding protein produces MHPHDESTWTPPARDPKEPKEPAQLRRILRLFRPYRGRLAVVGLLVAASSLVSVASPFLLREILDTAIPQGRTGLLSLLALGMILTAVTSGVFGVLQTLISTTVGQRVMHDLRTAVYAQLQRMPLAFFTRTRTGEVQSRIANDIGGMQATVTSTATSLVSNLTAVVASVVAMLALDWRLTLVSLLLLPLFVWISRRVGRERKRITTRRQKQMAAMAATVTESLSVSGILLGRTMGRADSLTKSFADESERLVDLEVRSSMAGRWRMSTIGIVMAAMPALLYWAAGLALQVGGPAISLGTLVAFVSLQQGLFRPTVSLLSTGVQMQTSLALFQRIFEYLDLPVEISEPDEPVRLSKVAGEVSFDKATFRYEPEGEGRPTLDAIDLTVPAGGSLAVVGPTGSGKSTLSYLVPRLYDVTDGRVTLDGVDVRDLDFDTLARAVGVVSQETYLFHASVADNLRFAKPDATDEEIQAAARAAQIHDHIASLPDGYDTLVGERGYRFSGGEKQRLAIARTILRDPPVLILDEATSALDTRTEHAVQQAIDALSAGRTTITIAHRLSTVRDADQIVVLDAGRIVERGTHEELLALDGRYAALVRRDEHTNVGAVVPRNV; encoded by the coding sequence ATGCATCCGCACGACGAGTCCACCTGGACGCCCCCCGCCCGTGATCCCAAGGAGCCCAAGGAACCCGCCCAGCTGCGGCGCATCCTCCGGCTCTTCCGCCCCTATCGCGGCCGCCTCGCCGTGGTCGGACTGCTCGTGGCCGCCTCGTCGCTGGTGTCCGTCGCCTCGCCCTTCCTGCTCCGCGAGATCCTGGACACCGCCATCCCGCAGGGCCGCACCGGGCTGCTCAGCCTGCTCGCCCTCGGCATGATCCTCACCGCCGTGACCTCCGGCGTCTTCGGCGTGCTCCAGACCCTCATCTCCACCACCGTCGGCCAGCGCGTCATGCACGACCTGCGCACCGCGGTCTACGCCCAGCTGCAGCGCATGCCGCTGGCCTTCTTCACCCGCACCCGCACCGGCGAGGTCCAGTCCCGGATCGCCAACGACATCGGCGGCATGCAGGCCACGGTCACCTCGACCGCCACCTCGCTCGTCTCCAACCTCACCGCCGTCGTCGCCAGCGTCGTCGCCATGCTCGCGCTCGACTGGCGGCTCACCCTGGTCTCGCTGCTGCTGCTCCCCCTCTTCGTCTGGATCAGCCGACGGGTCGGCCGCGAGCGCAAGCGGATCACCACCCGGCGCCAGAAGCAGATGGCCGCCATGGCCGCCACCGTCACCGAGTCGCTCTCCGTCAGCGGCATCCTGCTCGGCCGCACCATGGGCCGCGCCGACTCCCTGACGAAGTCCTTCGCCGACGAGTCCGAGCGCCTGGTCGACCTCGAAGTGCGCTCCTCCATGGCCGGCCGCTGGCGGATGTCGACGATAGGCATCGTCATGGCCGCCATGCCCGCCCTGCTCTACTGGGCGGCCGGCCTCGCCCTCCAGGTCGGCGGCCCCGCGATCTCGCTCGGCACCCTGGTCGCCTTCGTCTCGCTCCAGCAGGGCCTCTTCCGGCCCACCGTGAGCCTGCTGTCCACCGGCGTGCAGATGCAGACCTCGCTCGCCCTCTTCCAGCGCATCTTCGAGTACCTCGACCTGCCCGTCGAGATCAGCGAACCCGACGAGCCCGTGCGCCTCTCCAAGGTCGCCGGCGAGGTCTCCTTCGACAAGGCCACCTTCCGTTACGAGCCCGAGGGCGAGGGCCGCCCCACCCTCGACGCGATCGACCTCACCGTCCCGGCCGGCGGCAGCCTCGCCGTGGTCGGCCCCACCGGCTCCGGCAAGTCCACCCTCAGCTACCTCGTCCCCCGGCTCTACGACGTGACCGACGGCCGGGTCACCCTCGACGGCGTCGACGTGCGCGACCTCGACTTCGACACCCTCGCCCGCGCCGTCGGCGTGGTCTCCCAGGAGACCTACCTCTTCCACGCCTCCGTCGCGGACAACCTGCGCTTCGCCAAGCCCGACGCCACCGACGAGGAGATACAAGCCGCCGCCCGCGCCGCCCAGATCCACGACCACATCGCCTCGCTGCCCGACGGCTACGACACGCTGGTCGGCGAGCGCGGCTACCGCTTCTCGGGCGGCGAGAAGCAGCGCCTGGCCATCGCCCGCACCATCCTGCGCGACCCGCCGGTGCTGATCCTCGACGAGGCGACCAGCGCCCTCGACACCCGTACCGAACACGCCGTCCAGCAGGCCATCGACGCGCTCTCGGCCGGCCGCACCACCATCACCATCGCCCACCGCCTCTCCACCGTCCGCGACGCCGACCAGATCGTCGTCCTGGACGCCGGCCGCATCGTCGAGCGCGGCACCCACGAGGAGCTGCTCGCCCTCGACGGGCGGTACGCGGCCCTGGTGCGCCGCGACGAACACACGAACGTGGGAGCGGTTGTTCCCCGGAACGTGTGA
- a CDS encoding pectate lyase, translating to MTVQPERPIRRHRRSLTRRRAVIGGAAAFGLLGTAIVTTTMLSSAGAASTSAAASAAASAWPKATGTKPVSSTLKVTGTYDGKYQRFQGSGPLGGSGQDEGQDPVFQLADGAVLKNVILGTPAADGIHCLGSCTLQNVWWEDVGEDAATFKGKSASSVYTVYGGGARHASDKVFQFNGAGKLVVTKFQVSDFGKLVRTCGNCKTQYKNRQVIVNDVDVTAPGNSIVGINANYGDTAALRNVRISGDAGKKIKPCTRFQGNNTGAEPKVLGTGPDGTHCRYTAADLTYK from the coding sequence ATGACAGTCCAGCCCGAACGGCCCATACGCCGGCACCGTCGCAGCCTCACCAGGCGGCGCGCGGTCATCGGCGGCGCCGCCGCGTTCGGCCTCCTCGGGACGGCGATCGTCACCACGACGATGCTGTCCTCGGCAGGTGCCGCCTCCACCTCCGCTGCCGCCTCCGCCGCCGCCTCCGCCTGGCCGAAGGCCACCGGCACGAAGCCCGTCAGCAGCACCCTCAAGGTGACGGGCACGTACGACGGCAAGTACCAGCGCTTCCAGGGCAGCGGCCCGCTCGGCGGCAGCGGCCAGGACGAGGGCCAGGACCCGGTGTTCCAGCTCGCGGACGGCGCGGTCCTGAAGAACGTCATCCTCGGCACTCCCGCCGCCGACGGCATCCACTGCCTGGGCAGCTGCACGCTGCAGAACGTCTGGTGGGAGGATGTCGGCGAGGACGCCGCCACCTTCAAGGGGAAGTCGGCGTCGTCCGTCTACACGGTCTACGGCGGCGGCGCGCGGCACGCGAGCGACAAGGTGTTCCAGTTCAACGGCGCCGGCAAGCTCGTGGTGACCAAGTTCCAGGTGTCGGACTTCGGCAAGCTGGTGCGCACCTGCGGCAACTGCAAGACGCAGTACAAGAACCGCCAGGTGATCGTCAACGACGTGGACGTGACCGCGCCGGGCAACTCGATCGTCGGCATCAACGCCAACTACGGCGACACCGCGGCCCTGCGCAATGTGCGCATCAGCGGCGACGCCGGCAAGAAGATCAAGCCGTGCACGCGCTTCCAGGGCAACAACACGGGCGCCGAGCCCAAGGTCCTGGGCACCGGCCCCGACGGCACGCACTGCCGGTACACGGCGGCGGACCTCACCTACAAGTAG
- a CDS encoding MarR family winged helix-turn-helix transcriptional regulator: protein MSTPVLPDSPDPDGVLAEQLLRLTRRLHRHHKRYLEPVGITPAQFRLLRTVAHYEEPPRMADLAARLEVVPRAVTSLVDGLEAAGRVRRVPDPTNRRVVRIELTDAGRDTLRELRSARRAAAEDILAPLTVEQREVLGGLLSALVDGGAERAC, encoded by the coding sequence ATGAGTACCCCGGTCCTCCCCGACTCCCCCGACCCCGACGGTGTCCTCGCCGAGCAGCTGCTGCGGCTCACCCGCCGGCTGCACCGCCATCACAAGCGGTATCTGGAGCCGGTCGGGATCACCCCGGCGCAGTTCCGGCTGCTCCGGACGGTCGCGCACTACGAGGAGCCGCCGCGGATGGCCGATCTCGCGGCCCGGCTCGAGGTGGTCCCGCGCGCGGTGACGAGTCTGGTGGACGGCCTGGAGGCCGCCGGCCGGGTGCGCCGGGTGCCCGATCCGACCAATCGCCGGGTGGTCCGGATCGAGCTCACCGACGCCGGCCGCGACACGCTGAGGGAGCTGCGCAGCGCGCGCCGTGCCGCCGCAGAGGACATCCTTGCCCCACTGACCGTCGAACAGCGCGAAGTGCTCGGAGGTCTGCTGTCCGCCCTGGTCGACGGCGGTGCTGAGCGGGCCTGCTGA
- the mltG gene encoding endolytic transglycosylase MltG has product MTYRTWQPDPRRRRTRLTRRGKLALLLGGLLAAATAITVPLLLFTGGDAPAPRPVPEKQRTLLIPEGWRDGEVYAAVDRSLKLPQGTARKTAQAPATKLALPAAAAGNPEGYLFPATYPVDKATTVDGLLRYMVATAAKRFGDPRIADGARRHGLSVHQMVIVASIVQAEADTPEDMGKVARVVYNRLAQGMPLQMDSTINYALGRDTVDTTHQDTRVDSPYNTYERRGLPPSPIGNPGDQAMGAAVAPADGDWLYFVTVRHGDTRFTGSYAEHQANVADFNEQRRAAGRS; this is encoded by the coding sequence ATGACGTACCGGACCTGGCAGCCCGACCCCCGTCGCCGCCGCACCCGGCTCACCCGGCGCGGGAAGCTCGCGTTGCTGCTCGGCGGCCTGCTCGCCGCCGCCACGGCCATCACCGTGCCGCTGCTGCTGTTCACCGGCGGCGACGCCCCCGCGCCCCGCCCCGTCCCCGAGAAGCAGCGCACCCTCCTCATCCCGGAGGGCTGGCGCGACGGCGAGGTGTACGCGGCCGTCGACCGCTCCCTCAAGCTCCCCCAGGGCACCGCACGCAAGACCGCCCAGGCCCCGGCCACCAAGCTCGCCCTGCCGGCCGCCGCCGCGGGCAACCCCGAGGGCTATCTCTTCCCCGCCACCTACCCGGTCGACAAGGCCACCACCGTCGACGGCCTGCTCCGCTACATGGTCGCCACCGCCGCCAAGCGCTTCGGTGACCCGCGCATCGCCGACGGCGCCCGCCGCCACGGGCTGAGTGTGCACCAGATGGTCATCGTCGCCAGCATCGTCCAGGCCGAGGCCGACACCCCCGAGGACATGGGCAAGGTGGCCCGGGTCGTCTACAACCGGCTCGCCCAGGGCATGCCGCTGCAGATGGACTCCACCATCAACTACGCCCTGGGCCGGGACACCGTCGACACCACCCACCAGGACACCCGCGTCGACAGCCCCTACAACACCTACGAGCGGCGCGGCCTGCCCCCGTCACCCATCGGCAACCCCGGCGACCAGGCCATGGGCGCGGCCGTCGCCCCGGCGGACGGCGACTGGCTGTACTTCGTGACCGTGCGCCACGGCGACACCCGCTTCACCGGCAGCTACGCCGAACACCAGGCGAACGTCGCCGACTTCAACGAGCAGCGACGGGCCGCGGGGCGTTCCTGA
- a CDS encoding SigE family RNA polymerase sigma factor gives MGTDVDDAASVEFHAFFERHYAELARLAHLLTGEADAADDLAADALLALWHRWDRVRAAEHPVAYARGVVANLARTRIRGAVRERRRIALFWSQREERAENPDVAGVVDVQAALRRLPFRKRACVVLRHAFDLSEKDTALALGVSVGTVKSQTSKGMAELQRLLGTGGAPQRLQAAMARGGEAGGRDR, from the coding sequence GTGGGGACTGACGTCGACGACGCCGCCTCCGTGGAGTTCCATGCCTTCTTCGAGCGCCACTACGCCGAACTGGCCCGCCTCGCCCATCTGTTGACCGGTGAGGCGGACGCCGCCGACGACCTGGCGGCGGACGCGCTGCTCGCGCTGTGGCACCGCTGGGACCGGGTGCGCGCCGCGGAGCATCCGGTGGCGTACGCGCGCGGGGTCGTCGCGAATCTCGCCCGCACCCGGATCCGCGGCGCGGTGCGGGAGCGGCGCCGGATCGCCCTGTTCTGGTCGCAGCGCGAGGAGCGGGCTGAGAACCCGGATGTCGCCGGGGTCGTCGACGTCCAGGCCGCGCTGCGCCGGCTGCCGTTCCGCAAGCGGGCCTGCGTGGTCCTTCGGCACGCCTTCGACCTCTCGGAGAAGGACACCGCGCTGGCCCTGGGCGTGTCGGTGGGTACGGTGAAGAGCCAGACCTCGAAGGGGATGGCCGAGCTGCAGCGGCTGCTCGGGACAGGCGGAGCGCCGCAGCGGTTGCAGGCGGCGATGGCGCGCGGCGGCGAGGCCGGAGGAAGGGACCGATGA
- a CDS encoding LLM class flavin-dependent oxidoreductase: MTVHLHWFLPTGGDGRTLVDRHAYTDGGIGRASRTASGVRPPDIEYLAQIAKAAEQLGFEAVLTPTGTWCEDAWLTTAALAQHTERLKFLVAFRPGVLSPVLAAQMAATYQRITRGRLLLNVVTGGDSAEQRRFGDFLDHDRRYARTSEFLEIVRGVWSGRPYDFQGEHYEVEGGLTALPPDPLPEIFFGGSSAAAGPVAAAHADVYLTWGEPPWQVKEKIDWIRRLAEERGRTVRFGIRLHTISRDSAREAWATADRLLADLDPETVATAQSALGRSESVGQQRMLALHGGGSLDRDRLEIAPNLWAGIGLVRGGAGTALVGSHSDVADRVEEYHDLGVEHFVLSGYPHLEEAYWFGEGVTPELAARGLLPTLPASPLLGGGPAANGRPASAPGGAPLLVAGGGR; the protein is encoded by the coding sequence ATGACCGTGCATCTCCACTGGTTCCTGCCGACCGGCGGCGACGGCCGCACCCTGGTCGACCGGCACGCCTACACCGACGGCGGCATCGGCCGCGCGTCGCGCACCGCGAGCGGGGTGCGCCCGCCGGACATCGAGTATCTGGCGCAGATCGCCAAGGCGGCCGAGCAGTTGGGCTTCGAGGCCGTCCTGACGCCGACCGGCACGTGGTGCGAGGACGCCTGGCTGACCACGGCGGCGCTGGCCCAGCACACCGAACGCCTGAAGTTCCTGGTGGCGTTCCGGCCTGGGGTGCTTTCGCCGGTGCTCGCCGCGCAGATGGCGGCCACGTACCAGCGGATCACCCGGGGCCGGCTCCTCCTGAACGTGGTGACCGGCGGCGACTCGGCCGAGCAGCGGCGCTTCGGCGACTTCCTGGACCACGACCGGCGCTATGCGCGGACCTCCGAGTTCCTGGAGATCGTGCGCGGGGTGTGGAGCGGCCGGCCGTACGACTTCCAGGGCGAGCACTACGAGGTCGAGGGCGGACTGACGGCGCTGCCGCCGGATCCGCTGCCGGAGATCTTCTTCGGCGGCTCGTCGGCGGCGGCCGGGCCGGTCGCCGCGGCGCACGCGGATGTGTATCTCACGTGGGGCGAGCCGCCCTGGCAGGTCAAGGAGAAGATCGACTGGATCCGCCGGCTTGCCGAGGAGCGGGGCCGTACGGTGCGCTTCGGCATCCGGCTGCACACCATCTCGCGGGACTCGGCGCGCGAGGCGTGGGCGACGGCGGACCGGCTGCTCGCGGATCTCGACCCGGAGACGGTGGCGACGGCGCAGTCGGCGCTCGGGCGCAGCGAGTCGGTGGGCCAGCAGCGGATGCTGGCGCTGCACGGCGGCGGCTCCCTCGACCGGGACCGGCTGGAGATCGCGCCGAACCTGTGGGCGGGCATCGGTCTCGTACGGGGCGGGGCGGGCACCGCGCTGGTGGGCAGCCACTCGGACGTGGCCGACCGGGTCGAGGAGTACCACGACCTGGGCGTGGAGCACTTCGTGCTCTCGGGCTATCCGCATCTGGAGGAGGCGTACTGGTTCGGTGAGGGCGTGACGCCGGAGCTCGCGGCGCGCGGCCTGCTGCCGACCCTGCCCGCCTCGCCGCTGCTCGGCGGCGGCCCGGCCGCGAACGGGCGCCCGGCCTCGGCCCCGGGCGGGGCGCCGCTGCTTGTCGCGGGCGGCGGGCGGTAG
- a CDS encoding NAD(P)-binding domain-containing protein, whose product MRSVDVVVIGAGQAGLSAAYHLRRTGFEPDRDFVVLDHAPRPGGAWQFRWPSLTYGKVHGMHALPGMELTGADPARPSSEVIGGYFTTYEETFDLRVHRPVDVTAVREGEHGRLLVETSEGTYATRALINATGTWDRPFWPRYPGQETFRGRQLHTAQYPGPQAFAGQRVIVVGGGASGTQHLMEIADVAAATTWVTRREPVFREGPFGEVEGRAAVALVEERVRQGLPPRSVVSVTGLPLNDAIRDARARGILDRLPMFDRITPTGVAWDDGRTVDADVILWATGFRAVIDHLAPLRLREPGGGIRVEGTRAVRDPRIHLVGYGPSASTIGANRAGRAAVADIRRLLRNAPRPVAAR is encoded by the coding sequence GTGCGCTCCGTCGACGTGGTGGTCATCGGGGCCGGGCAGGCCGGCCTGTCCGCCGCCTACCACCTGCGGCGCACCGGCTTCGAGCCCGACCGGGACTTCGTGGTCCTCGACCACGCCCCGCGGCCGGGCGGCGCCTGGCAGTTCCGCTGGCCCTCGCTCACGTACGGCAAGGTGCACGGGATGCACGCGCTGCCCGGCATGGAGCTGACCGGCGCGGACCCGGCGCGGCCGTCCTCCGAGGTGATCGGCGGGTACTTCACCACGTACGAGGAGACCTTCGACCTGCGGGTGCACCGCCCGGTGGACGTCACCGCGGTCCGGGAAGGGGAGCACGGGCGGCTGCTCGTGGAGACCTCGGAGGGCACGTACGCCACCCGGGCGCTGATCAACGCCACCGGCACCTGGGACCGGCCGTTCTGGCCGCGCTATCCCGGGCAGGAGACCTTCCGGGGGCGCCAGCTGCACACCGCCCAGTACCCGGGGCCGCAGGCCTTCGCCGGGCAGCGGGTGATCGTGGTCGGCGGCGGCGCCTCCGGCACCCAGCATCTGATGGAGATCGCCGACGTCGCCGCCGCGACGACCTGGGTCACCCGGCGCGAGCCGGTCTTCCGCGAGGGCCCGTTCGGCGAGGTCGAGGGGCGGGCCGCGGTCGCCCTCGTGGAGGAGCGGGTACGGCAGGGGCTGCCGCCGCGCAGCGTCGTGTCGGTCACCGGCCTTCCGCTCAACGACGCCATTCGCGACGCCCGCGCCCGCGGCATCCTCGACCGGCTGCCGATGTTCGACCGGATCACCCCGACCGGGGTGGCCTGGGACGACGGGCGGACCGTGGACGCGGACGTGATCCTCTGGGCCACCGGTTTCCGCGCCGTGATCGACCATCTCGCACCGCTGCGGCTGCGCGAGCCGGGCGGCGGCATCCGGGTCGAGGGGACACGGGCGGTCCGCGACCCGCGGATCCATCTCGTCGGTTACGGTCCCTCCGCGTCCACCATCGGCGCCAACCGGGCCGGCCGGGCGGCGGTCGCCGACATCCGGCGGCTGCTCAGGAACGCCCCGCGGCCCGTCGCTGCTCGTTGA
- a CDS encoding FAD-binding and (Fe-S)-binding domain-containing protein: MPVREPNPQSLRAGTKRRAAPDRVPDLQARGTPKHLREELVAVLGPGKVLSKVSDLVRYASDASPYRFLPQAVVVAEDLDDISAVLSYAHGKGREVVFRAAGTSLNGQAQGEDILVDVRRHWAGVEVLDGGARARIRPGTTVVRANAALAPYGRVLGPDPASALACTIGGVVANNASGMTAGTTRNSYRTLASLTFVLPSGTVVDTGDPAADEELARAEPRLCAGLMALKAEIEADPELTARIRAKYAIKNTNGYRLDAFLDGATPVEILRGLMVGSEGTFGFIAETVFDTVPLDRMVSTALLFFPSLPAAAAAVPRFNEAGALAVELMDGNTLRASVSVPGVPGDWAELPKETAALLVEFRAPDEAGLRAYEEAAAAVLAELEPVAPVASVDNAFTRDPGTIGGYWKARKAFVTAVGGSRPSGTTLITEDFAVPPERLAEACAELLDLQARHGFDAAVAGHAAHGNLHFLLAFDAGDPADVERYASFMDEFCKLTVERFDGSLKAEHATGRNIAPFLELEWGPRATELMWRTKEVIDPDGVLAPRVVLDRDPQAHLRGLKTIPTVEAVADPCIECGFCEPTCPSHDLTTTPRQRIVLRREMMRQADGSPVETALLESYGYDAVDTCAGDSTCALACPVGIDTGAMMKAFRHERHSPAEERVAALAARRFKAVEASARLAVAAAARMGDGFLASVTGLARRAARPDLVPEWLPEIPGAAGRRLPRTHRPAAVAVYYPACVNRIFGNPVGLDGPSLPEAVVALSARAGRPVWIPDDVAGTCCATIWHSKGYERGDEVMANRIVEAAWGWTAGGRLPLVVDASSCTLGIAREVVPYLTDENRELHAELTVVDSLVWAADELLPRLDVRHRAGSAVVHPTCSMRHLGDEEKLTELAGACAEEVVVPVDAGCCAFAGDRGMLHPELTASATAREAAEVTARSFDLHLSANRMCEVGMDRATGRTYYSALIALEHATRP; the protein is encoded by the coding sequence ATGCCCGTACGGGAGCCGAACCCGCAGTCGCTGCGAGCCGGTACGAAGCGACGGGCGGCGCCCGACCGTGTGCCGGACCTCCAGGCCCGCGGCACCCCGAAGCATCTGCGCGAGGAGCTGGTGGCCGTCCTCGGCCCCGGGAAGGTGCTCTCGAAGGTCTCCGACCTGGTGCGTTACGCCTCCGACGCGAGCCCCTACCGCTTCCTGCCGCAGGCCGTGGTGGTGGCCGAGGACCTCGACGACATCTCGGCCGTCCTGTCGTACGCGCACGGCAAGGGCCGCGAGGTGGTGTTCCGGGCCGCAGGGACCAGCCTCAACGGGCAGGCGCAGGGCGAGGACATCCTGGTCGACGTGCGCCGGCACTGGGCGGGCGTGGAGGTCCTGGACGGCGGCGCCCGGGCCCGGATCCGGCCCGGCACGACCGTGGTCCGGGCGAACGCGGCGCTCGCGCCGTACGGCCGGGTGCTCGGTCCCGATCCGGCGAGCGCCCTCGCCTGCACGATCGGCGGGGTGGTCGCCAACAACGCCTCCGGCATGACGGCCGGCACCACCCGGAACTCCTACCGGACGCTCGCCTCGCTCACCTTCGTGCTGCCGAGCGGCACCGTGGTCGACACCGGCGACCCGGCGGCCGACGAGGAGCTGGCCCGGGCCGAGCCGCGGCTCTGCGCCGGTCTCATGGCCCTGAAGGCGGAGATCGAGGCGGACCCGGAGCTGACGGCCCGGATCCGCGCCAAGTACGCGATCAAGAACACCAACGGGTACCGGCTCGACGCCTTCCTCGACGGCGCCACCCCGGTGGAGATCCTGCGCGGTCTGATGGTGGGCTCCGAGGGCACCTTCGGCTTCATCGCCGAGACCGTCTTCGACACCGTCCCCCTGGACCGGATGGTGTCCACGGCCCTGCTCTTCTTCCCCTCGCTGCCGGCCGCCGCGGCCGCCGTGCCCCGCTTCAACGAGGCGGGCGCGCTCGCCGTGGAGCTGATGGACGGCAACACCCTGCGCGCCTCGGTGAGCGTGCCCGGAGTGCCGGGCGACTGGGCGGAGCTGCCGAAGGAGACCGCCGCGCTGCTTGTGGAGTTCCGGGCGCCGGACGAGGCCGGGCTTCGGGCGTACGAGGAGGCGGCGGCCGCCGTCCTGGCGGAGCTTGAGCCGGTCGCGCCGGTGGCCTCCGTGGACAATGCCTTCACCCGCGACCCGGGGACGATCGGCGGGTACTGGAAGGCGCGCAAGGCCTTCGTGACGGCGGTCGGCGGCTCCCGCCCGTCGGGGACGACGCTGATCACCGAGGACTTCGCGGTGCCGCCGGAGCGGCTCGCCGAGGCTTGCGCGGAGCTGCTCGACCTGCAGGCCCGGCACGGCTTCGACGCCGCCGTCGCCGGGCACGCCGCGCACGGCAATCTGCACTTCCTGCTCGCCTTCGACGCGGGCGACCCGGCCGACGTCGAGCGCTACGCGTCCTTCATGGACGAGTTCTGCAAGCTCACCGTGGAGCGTTTCGACGGCTCGCTGAAGGCCGAGCACGCCACCGGCCGCAACATCGCGCCGTTCCTGGAGCTGGAGTGGGGGCCGAGGGCGACCGAGCTGATGTGGCGGACCAAGGAGGTCATCGACCCGGACGGGGTGCTCGCGCCGCGGGTCGTCCTGGACCGCGACCCGCAGGCCCATCTGCGCGGCCTGAAGACCATCCCCACCGTGGAGGCGGTCGCCGACCCGTGCATCGAGTGCGGCTTCTGCGAACCCACCTGCCCCAGCCACGATCTGACGACCACACCGCGCCAACGGATCGTGCTGCGCCGGGAGATGATGCGGCAGGCGGACGGATCGCCGGTCGAGACGGCCCTGTTGGAGTCGTACGGCTATGACGCCGTCGACACCTGCGCCGGCGACTCCACCTGCGCTCTCGCCTGCCCGGTCGGCATCGACACCGGTGCGATGATGAAGGCGTTCCGGCACGAGCGGCACTCGCCGGCCGAGGAGCGGGTGGCGGCGCTCGCGGCGCGCCGGTTCAAGGCCGTGGAGGCCTCGGCGCGGCTCGCGGTGGCGGCGGCCGCCCGGATGGGCGACGGATTCCTGGCGTCGGTGACGGGCCTGGCGCGCAGGGCGGCGCGGCCGGACCTGGTGCCCGAGTGGCTGCCCGAGATCCCCGGCGCGGCCGGCCGCCGGCTGCCGCGCACCCACCGGCCGGCCGCCGTCGCCGTCTACTACCCGGCCTGCGTGAACCGGATCTTCGGCAATCCGGTCGGACTTGACGGTCCGTCACTGCCGGAGGCGGTGGTGGCGCTCTCGGCCCGCGCCGGGCGGCCGGTGTGGATCCCGGACGACGTGGCGGGCACCTGCTGCGCCACCATCTGGCACTCCAAGGGCTACGAGCGTGGCGACGAGGTGATGGCCAACCGGATCGTGGAGGCAGCCTGGGGCTGGACCGCCGGGGGCCGGCTGCCGCTGGTGGTCGACGCCTCGTCCTGCACGCTGGGCATCGCGCGCGAGGTCGTGCCGTACCTCACCGACGAGAACCGGGAGTTGCACGCGGAGCTCACCGTCGTGGACTCGCTGGTGTGGGCGGCCGACGAGCTGCTGCCCCGCCTCGACGTGCGCCACCGGGCCGGCTCGGCCGTGGTCCACCCGACCTGTTCCATGCGGCACCTGGGCGACGAGGAGAAGCTGACGGAGCTCGCCGGGGCCTGCGCGGAGGAGGTCGTCGTCCCGGTCGACGCGGGCTGCTGCGCCTTCGCCGGCGACCGGGGCATGCTCCATCCGGAGCTGACCGCCTCGGCCACCGCGCGGGAGGCCGCCGAGGTGACCGCCCGGAGCTTCGACCTGCATCTCTCGGCCAACCGGATGTGCGAGGTCGGCATGGACCGCGCGACGGGCCGCACGTACTACTCGGCGCTCATCGCCCTGGAGCACGCGACCCGCCCCTGA